AAATTTGCTGataataaaagataaaatgaacctGGATTCCTTAACGACGCAGTAACATGTATCCACCGCATATAAAAAAATCAATGTTATAACCAGAAATAACTAAAAAAACTGGAACTATCTGTGATTTGTACATTCATATCAAATGAACATGAATAACACAGTACATTTTGTTGTTGACATACATTGATCAGTGTTTACTAGTGAAGCTTCTTCTCTTCACTTTGAATGGTTAACATGTTCAATTTGAACTTTCGGAGTTGTGCCGATACCACTTCGTGTGCTGCAAATAGCTTATCGTCGATGTGATCTTGATAATTGTTGTATAATGCAGGCACAGTGAGAGAAAGAACAACCCCTGGAACAAGTTTCACAAATTCTTAGCTTTTAAATCGAAACAGGAGATGATAAATAAAACTTCTTAATATAATGAAAACCATTTCAAGACTCACCAATATAGACAAGAGTGATGAAGTTAAAGAGGCCTCCAACAAAAGCAACAATCCAGATCGAAACAATGACCTAAATTATAACCACAAAAAATCAGCAGATGTTATTCACATAAAAAAACGCATTTGTAATCAGAAAATGAATCAGGAAGACCAACAAATTCTACCTTTAATAGGAGTTTCACATTTCCTCCTACGATGATAGCGTGTCCAGTTTCCAGTACACGATTAATTAAAACATGTACATCACTGGATATCTTTAGGATGGAATCATCAGATATTTGCAAATTGGGAAGTGAAGGAGGAGGCCTAAATGGAATAAGATGTTTGTTTCAGGTTCAATTCCATTTTAAGTTGACTAATGCAAAAAGCCATAATACAAAGCTTACCAGTTGAGAAAATAAGCCAATTTCCCCCAAAAGAAGAGAGTAACAACCAGAATCAGCAGAAAATTTGAGAAGAACAGTAGCGGATTATATCCAGCTATCTCAAAAAGAAACCAAATGATACTTGAGGATACTAGCAGAATACCACTGGTAGCTTGGTTTTTCCATAACAGAACATCAGCTACTGCAGAAATACAAGAATTGTCAAATATGCGCCCATACATATATTAAGCTAAATGAGGATTCGTAAAAAAAATGCACTGATCTAAAGATATGTTTCAATTTAAAAAGTCAACTTCAAAAGAGAGTAAACCTGAGCCTTCTCCAAGGAATTGTTGGACTGATTTCCTGCAATGTGATTGCGAGGACATTAACAGATCCTTCTCTGCTGCAGAGGGATCTGCTAGAGTACTGGCATCCATGGCGATGATCGTTTATCTATCGATAGAGGAGACAATATGTAGTTCCTACTGGAAAAGAAAGAGTTGGTAAACGAAGAAGTTTTAATATAATCAGAGATCGTGGATTGTTGTAATGGAACTTTCCAACCAAACCCCTCAAAGAGTTGACAATACGGGAAGGATCCCTTTAAAGTGGGAAAAATATATCATCGGAACATTTGGGCTCAAACCCACAAAATGATTTACTCTggaagaaaggaaaagaaaaagcagCTGGTTCTTTAAAAATTATATGCTACATACAAGTGACTGAGAATTCATTGCCAGCAACAAGCTCTTACAACTCATCAAGCTAGAACAAGTTAGCTTCTTCGATTCTTCCCCTATTTTAACCTTCTCTGGTCAGTAGCGGGCTAGAATTAGAACAAATCATATGTTAACATGGGAATATCTGAATAAGAGACTCAACCATCAAATGGTTGCTCACTTCCCCCTGTTCCCAGCTGGGACAAATATATGTTTTGGAATTTCTGGCTCTCCAGCATCATCATCTGATTTATCCTCGTCCTCCGAAGATTCGTCCTTCTGTTGCTCTCCTGCATCAGGGTTCAGCCTACTCTTCTTCGAttgcttcttcattttcttcttctgacGTTTTAATCGCTTCTTTGCTGTCCTTTCCTCTGTGGCCttcattctttcttcttttctaatCATAAAATCAGATAGCTCTTTTCGTTTATCGTAGTCTACTTGCATTCTTGCAAGTCGGTCTTGTTCTTTCCGCCTCATTTGCCGGTACTGTTGCATTAAAATTCACGATATGAGGCTCATTGCACAATTTAACAGATAACAAGTGTATTGTAGTGCAACAAAAACTAAATTGTAACGTCATACACGTGATAATATGCCTCACCTGGTTACATGTGCAGACAAGGTCCTATCAAGTCTATACAATTATCTTACACTATGATAGAGACTATACCAAGGAATTGAACAATGAAATGGAGAAATGTCTTCCCCAAAAAAACATATTACTACAGGTGACAAAGTAACAAATTCACAGTAGAAGGTTGGGAAGGAAATGATGAAACTAACACTTTCTACAATACATCAGAATTTTACTAGTAATTGAGAAAACAAATTCCGGTTTCACCATCTACTTGTTTAACCACGGGTTGCAGTCCAGTATAATTTGATAGTAAAGATTGTTTCCCCTAAAACTGTTAAACATCACAATAGTAAGTTCAAAGAGGTGGTTTTTGAAGCCCTTTTGCAAATAATCTAGTTATTTTCCTATGCCCTTCAAGAAATATCTAAATACCAAATAAATGGACCAATTTTAGCGATGACCCATTTACAGCTTCCAATGCAAAAGCAAACCAACACACATGACACAACAGCGAGACTTGTGTTCTTTACTCATTATCATATAACTGTATAAGCCAGCAAACTTGATATTCAAACGAAAAACATAATACTTGGTGCAAGACGGGTTTCATATCATATCATACTTGGCATAAAGAGATGTAGCTTCTTGGTGTATACCAACCGAAATTAAAATGTAGGTGGCCACTGGGTGTGTCCATATCTTTTACGATGAACCAAGAAAGAGTTAAAACTTATGAGCTAGTTTTACGAATCTGATTCATACTTAACATAATGAAGTAAACAAAGAACAAGCAACAACAAAATGTGTTTGAATTTCCCGAGAGAATTGACAAACAAAACATATCTGTTTTAAATGATTCATTAACCAGAAAAGATCAGCCTCATTCAAAAGGGATGAACATTGTTATTGTTTAGAAAAACAGATTTCACGAATATACATGAAACCCtaagaattgaatatttcttcaGTGTGGTCAAATTGTTGCATAATTTTTTAATCTAGCATATGTATATTCTAGAGTACAGCaacatttagggttttgaaataataaaaaaagttttGAGTATAAGAAGCAAACCTGATGAAAGTCACCAGAGCCAGAACCAGCAGAACTACCAGACGTATTGCTAACACGAACAGGAACTTGTTCCAGAATCCTTCTAAGCTTGATTTCAATATCCTCGTCTGCATCTTTTGGATTTGCTTTTTTGTACTCGACAACGGCGTTTCCAACATTCGAAGGAGCCAAGGGAAGAGCCGGAAGAGAATGTTTAGGTCGCTCAGGTACTGTTACAATCTGTGTATTTCCTTCCACTGATGGACCATCACCAGATGACATCTTTTCTCCCTGAATTGAAACACTGAAATTTCAATGACTGCAGAAACATTTAAATTATCAATTTTCAACTGAACATAATTCAACACACACACATAGGCTAACCAAGCAAAATCTTATGTAATCCATAATACAAAAAATTTAACAAAACAACCATAAAAGAGTTTGAGGTTAGGCATATAATCCCTCGATTCACCTAATTGCCTACAATATAATACTGCTTTCAAAGCAAATAACAAGAGGCCACATACCAAAAAATAGAGCTACAAAAAAATCAACCATGCAACTGATGAAAGATAAATATGAATAATATACTACGATTGAAACACATAACACAATTCAAATGCCGTTCAAAATATTCATCCAATCTTGAAGCACATAGAAGTTGCGAAGTTTATAAAACACCTCGTGGCTGAGAACAGAAACACCTAAGTTGTATTGCCAGCAATAAGCTACTTGATGCAATAAGTATCCCATCCAAAACGTGTTCATAGCATAGTGCATTTTTCAGAAAGAATCTAGTGAGCTTACCACCGCCACTGAACATAATGACTGGTTTCAATGCCTTATGGTATTCTCATCATCTTTTTGCTATCGTCTACATCATGCTTATCATTCATGGAGAACACACTTTCTTCGTTCATGACTGGCATCAGAAAACGGTAAGAATCTTGTGAATCATGCATTTAGATAACTAGTTGGGTCATCAAGAGAATTTAACTTCTGTTCAAGTACCCCACTGCAACCCACAGTCTTACGACTCGGCTTGACCAGACTAAGCATGCAAAAAGCTACAGTTTCATTTGCATCTGCTTAAGGCTTGAAAAGACAATCCAAATAAACTAAGCACTGAAATATTCACTTGCAGACATGGATGTACATATGCGTTCCATTGTTACTTTACGCTGGAGAAGGAAGCTTAAGAACCAGAAGATCAAGACAGTTCTCTGTGAAGATTTTCAAGGTATACCCTCACTATCTTTATCGAACAAGAGTTCGAGATATTTTACTAAACCTTAATGGTGGATAAGGACAGGATCCACCAACTGCGGAGTGCAGAAAAAGAGAATGACTTTATCTAACAGTTTTCATTGTGATATTTATAACCAGGTTTCAGTATTACCAGGAAATGTATTCAGCTTAACCATGTCTAAACCCCAAGGGTTTAAATACAAAAGTGGCTAATACATATTTCTACAATGCCCAACAATCTCCTCGTTTGAATGGTAAATTTCACACCCTGGCTGTCAGGTTCTCGTTCAGTTCAGATCTTGGGGATTTTCGGTGACTAACTGGGTTTTTCTTTTTCCTAATTTTGCTTACTTGCAGGCACCCATTTTCAATAACATCAGCACCTGGAGATGACTACTTGAGTGTACACATAAGAACAGTAGGAGATTGGACACAAGAACTAATGAGAGTATCCACAGAAACTTGCAGTTCCCCAAATCATATTGGGTTAGCAAAATTTGGACAACCAGGAAGAATTGATCAAAGAGGGTAATATATAACAACACTGAGGTTGCCTTTCCAATTTACTAAAACCTAACGGACTAGCTTATTTTCATTTGAGTAAAACTAATTCTTAACGCCTAACCGACTAGTTTATACGTCCAAAATGCTACCCTACTCTTTGTTATTTGCTAACACAAAATGGGTGGGGCTTTAACTCTATTGCAGTTTACCGCGGTTGTCAGTCGATGGACCCTATGGAGCTCCAGCACAAGACTACCGCAACTATGATGTTTTACTACTTGTTGGGCTCGGGATTGGAGCAACTCCTTTCATAAGTATCCTAAGAGATCTTCTCAACAACGTAAGATTAGCGGAGGATCAAACAGTAAGATAATTCAGAAAAAATAAGAACcacatttcaatttcaaattttcataAACTTTATGAGTCAACTAGGAATTGTAAATGAATTTCAGGATTCGTCGGTAACGGATATGAGTCGATCAGAAGATAATAGTCTGAATAGTATAAATTCTCAAACAACAATGTCAGCAACAACGACAACATCAAGTATGAAGAAGAAACCGCAAAGAACTAGTGCTCACTTCTATTGGGTGACTAGAGAACCTGGTTCTTTTGAATGGTTTAAAGGTGTTATGAATGATGTTGCTGAAATGGATCAAAAAGAAAGTAAACTGAGATTTTATTTCATGGTGCatttttaagttctaaaatctctTATTATTATTACATGATTCGAACTGAAAACAGGGAGTTATAGAGATGCATAATTACTTAACAAGTGTCTACGAAGAAGGTGATGCAAGGTCTACTTTACTCACCATGGTTCAGGCCCTTAACCATGCTAAAAATGGTGTTGACATCTTATCCGGAACCCGGGTAAGAACATCTCTTATATACATACTctcttttacaagatatatgtAGCACCCACACAGTGGAATTACTCGTATACCTTGAGTGGAATTACTCGTATACCTTGTGAATTGAGAAATTACCCTGAACCAAAACAACAACACAGGCAACTAGACTGCAAAGATATGTTGGTGGTGGGAAATGTCTAAATTGCCTCATAAAACTAGAATTTTCTTAATAAACCATATAACAATCACTTTCCGCATCAACTAAATTATATGGTTCTTGATTGCAATCTTTGTGACAAATTTGAGTTTTACTTGAGGCAGGTAAGGACTCACTTTGCAAGACCAAACTGGAGAGAAGTTTTCACCAAGATAGCTAAAAAGCATCCACACTCTACAGTAGGTAagaaaagaaatctaaaactaaGAGCACAAAACACTCTAAACTGAATTTTATATCCGAACCCTAAAATCATAAACCCCTCAGTTTCATAACATCCGACAATACCAGTGTTTTTCCATGTATAGGTATTTCTCAAAAATATGTATGATCAATACACAAgataaatcaaaattaaaacacAGGGCTAAACCTAAGTAGAAAAGAATTTAGGGCATATTGGTTCTTCTACGGTAAAATTGAAACTCTAATGACAAAATTTGAAAGACAATAAAAAGGTAAAGGAAAATCTACAtacctgtttcttcttcttcttctccgacgTCAATATGAAGGAATACCACTAATTTCCCGCTCACGATTCACTAATTAGGCGAGGGCACTGCGAGTGCGAGAAGAACAACTCAGAGAGAGATTGGGAAAAGAAAGACCAGATTTCTAGCGCTTCTACTACTAAGGCCTATAATATATAGTAAGAAATATTTTGGGCTGGGCTGGGCTGCAAGTGTAGAGGCCGGCGTTTTgacgaaccctgattttgggcataccaaaatcttcttaggcatacaaagcactagtcctaacttgggtgaccttataaggggtaccctatggggtggttcaattacctgtatgcccttaaatcctttaaattactactaatctatccctaatcctaatacaaaacctataatcaactacacctaaaatcagtttcattcaccttcttcttcttcctctccacagccgaactcattcacccttccctttctttttttttcatcgcggaaatttaattgtcgattcgtgaaacttta
This is a stretch of genomic DNA from Papaver somniferum cultivar HN1 chromosome 1, ASM357369v1, whole genome shotgun sequence. It encodes these proteins:
- the LOC113293031 gene encoding reticulon-like protein B11 isoform X1 — encoded protein: MDASTLADPSAAEKDLLMSSQSHCRKSVQQFLGEGSVADVLLWKNQATSGILLVSSSIIWFLFEIAGYNPLLFFSNFLLILVVTLFFWGKLAYFLNWPPPSLPNLQISDDSILKISSDVHVLINRVLETGHAIIVGGNVKLLLKVIVSIWIVAFVGGLFNFITLVYIGVVLSLTVPALYNNYQDHIDDKLFAAHEVVSAQLRKFKLNMLTIQSEEKKLH
- the LOC113293031 gene encoding PRKR-interacting protein 1-like isoform X2 — protein: MSSGDGPSVEGNTQIVTVPERPKHSLPALPLAPSNVGNAVVEYKKANPKDADEDIEIKLRRILEQVPVRVSNTSGSSAGSGSGDFHQYRQMRRKEQDRLARMQVDYDKRKELSDFMIRKEERMKATEERTAKKRLKRQKKKMKKQSKKSRLNPDAGEQQKDESSEDEDKSDDDAGEPEIPKHIFVPAGNRGK